From Streptomyces sp. TLI_105, the proteins below share one genomic window:
- the rplF gene encoding 50S ribosomal protein L6: MSRIGKLPIQVPAGVDVTIDGRTVTVKGSKGTLSHTVAAPIEIVKGEDGVLNVNRPNDERQNKALHGLSRTLVANMITGVTQGYVKALEISGVGYRVAAKGSGLEFQLGYSHPIVVEAPEGISFKVESPTKFSVEGIDKQKVGEVAANIRKLRKPDPYKAKGVKYAGEVIRRKVGKAGK; encoded by the coding sequence ATGTCGCGTATTGGCAAGCTGCCTATCCAGGTTCCCGCCGGCGTGGACGTCACCATCGATGGCCGCACGGTCACGGTCAAGGGTTCCAAGGGCACCCTGAGCCACACCGTCGCCGCGCCGATCGAGATCGTTAAGGGCGAGGATGGCGTGCTCAACGTCAACCGTCCGAACGACGAGCGTCAGAACAAGGCCCTGCACGGCCTGTCCCGCACGCTGGTGGCCAACATGATCACCGGTGTGACCCAGGGTTACGTCAAGGCGCTCGAGATCAGCGGTGTCGGTTACCGCGTGGCCGCGAAGGGCTCCGGTCTGGAGTTCCAGCTCGGCTACAGCCACCCGATCGTGGTCGAGGCGCCCGAGGGCATCTCGTTCAAGGTCGAGTCGCCGACCAAGTTCTCGGTCGAGGGCATCGACAAGCAGAAGGTCGGCGAGGTCGCCGCCAACATCCGCAAGCTTCGCAAGCCCGACCCCTACAAGGCCAAGGGCGTGAAGTACGCGGGCGAGGTCATCCGCCGCAAGGTCGGAAAGGCTGGTAAGTAA
- a CDS encoding type Z 30S ribosomal protein S14: protein MAKKALIAKAARKPKFGVRGYTRCQRCGRPHSVYRKFGLCRVCLREMAHRGELPGVTKSSW, encoded by the coding sequence ATGGCGAAGAAGGCTCTCATCGCGAAGGCTGCCCGCAAGCCCAAGTTCGGCGTGCGCGGCTACACGCGCTGCCAGCGCTGTGGTCGTCCCCACTCCGTGTACCGCAAGTTCGGCCTGTGCCGCGTGTGCCTCCGTGAGATGGCTCACCGTGGCGAGCTGCCGGGCGTGACCAAGAGCTCCTGGTAA
- the rplR gene encoding 50S ribosomal protein L18: MAYGVKIAKGDAYKGAAKKRRHIRIRKNVSGTAERPRLVVTRSNRGITAQVIDDLKGHTLASASTLDASIRGGEGDKSAQAKQVGALVAERAKAAGVEAVVFDRGGNRYAGRIAALADAAREAGLKF; encoded by the coding sequence ATGGCATACGGTGTGAAGATCGCCAAGGGCGACGCCTACAAGGGCGCCGCCAAGAAGCGCCGCCACATCCGCATCCGCAAGAACGTGTCGGGTACGGCGGAGCGTCCGCGCCTCGTCGTGACGCGTTCCAACCGCGGTATCACCGCTCAGGTCATCGACGACCTCAAGGGTCACACCCTTGCGTCGGCGTCGACCCTGGACGCGTCGATCCGCGGCGGCGAGGGTGACAAGTCCGCGCAGGCCAAGCAGGTCGGCGCCCTGGTCGCCGAGCGCGCCAAGGCCGCCGGCGTCGAGGCTGTCGTGTTCGACCGTGGTGGCAACAGGTACGCCGGGCGCATTGCCGCTCTGGCTGACGCCGCCCGCGAAGCCGGGCTGAAGTTCTAA
- the rpsH gene encoding 30S ribosomal protein S8, producing the protein MTMTDPIADMLTRLRNANSAYHDSVTMPHSKIKSHIAEILQQEGFITGWKVEDAEVGKNLVLELKFGPNRERSIAGIKRISKPGLRVYAKSTNLPKVLGGLGVAIISTSHGLLTGQQAGKKGVGGEVLAYVW; encoded by the coding sequence ATGACCATGACTGATCCGATCGCGGACATGCTGACTCGTCTGCGTAACGCGAACTCGGCATACCACGACTCCGTGACGATGCCGCACAGCAAGATCAAGTCTCACATCGCGGAAATCCTCCAGCAGGAGGGCTTCATCACGGGCTGGAAGGTCGAGGACGCCGAGGTCGGCAAGAACCTCGTCCTCGAGCTCAAGTTCGGTCCGAACCGTGAGCGCTCCATCGCGGGCATCAAGCGGATCTCGAAGCCCGGTCTCCGGGTTTACGCGAAGTCCACCAACCTGCCGAAGGTCCTCGGCGGCCTGGGCGTGGCGATCATCTCCACGTCCCACGGTCTCCTGACCGGCCAGCAGGCAGGCAAGAAGGGCGTAGGTGGGGAAGTCCTCGCCTACGTCTGGTAG